The Pyxidicoccus sp. MSG2 DNA segment CCAGGGACGTGTAGCTGGGGGCGAGGGCCTCGCTCGTGCCGAGCAGGACGACGCCGCCACTCCCATCCGAGGCGACGGCCGCAACGTCCTGTCTGCCGGCCACGGCGGTGTGCGCCGTCCAGCGGGCGTCTCCCGGGACGAGCTCGTGAGGCGCGCCCGGTGCGGGGAACGGCTCCTCGACGACGGGTTGCGGCGCGGGGCTCACCTTTCCCTGGTCGCAGCCACTGCCGAGCGCGGCCCACACGCCCAGCGCCAGACCCGCCGTGCCTGCTCGCCAATGCACCATGCCCGTCCCCACTCCCGCCCCGGTTTCCGGCCGGTCGCGAAACTGTGCAGGCCCTCCCTCGGAGGCAAGGCCAGGGTCCGGTACTTCACGGAGCGCGGGCCGCGAAGCCAGCCTCAAGAGGCCGGAGGCCCACCCGGTGTCGAGCCGCTGACACCGGTCAGCTCGCACCAGCGGGCCACCGTCAACTCCAGGTAGGCGTCCCGCCCCAGGCCGTAGGAGCCCAGCGAGAAGCCGTCATTCCACTCCACCAGCGCCGTCTCCCCGGTGGAGAGCACGCCGAAGTCCACGCCATAGCCGGCGGTGGCTTCCCCGGAGGACTCCAGCAAGCGGACGGCCTCGCGCACGGTGCCCTCGTCCACGGAGACGGAGGTGTCCCCCGCGTAGTGATGGATGCCGACGATGGCGCCCCTCACGACGAACACGCGGTACTCGCTGAGCCACCGAACGACCTCGGAGAGGACCAGCGGGGTGCTCGCGGAGGCCCGCTCCAGGAAGAGCACGTCGTCGGAGGTGTGGAACACGTGGCCGGTGAAGCGCTTCCTGCGGCCCACGGGCTTGGCGAAGACGGGCGGAGCGGACACGTCGTAGAGCGAGTCGACGAGCTGTCGCACGGTGCCCGTCCACAGCCGGCGGTGGAGGAAGGGCGCCAGGCACTTCGGGTAGTCATTCGTCGGAGGCGGTTCGATTCCGAGCTGCTTCAGCGCACCGAGCACGGTGGGCACATGACCGGCGACGAGCGTCTCGCGAGCGAGCGGCAACTGACGCCGCTCCAGCCGCTTCACGGTGAACAGCTCGGTGGGGACGCCGCGCGCCGCCAGTGCGTCCCGGAGCTCCCGCATCTCGGGCTCCATCCGTCCCTGGCCCTCTTCCTGGATGAAGGCGCGCTGGAGCATGGCGTCTCCTCAGACGCCCTCGTGCACCAGGGGGGCGAGGATGTCCCTCCAGTGGGAGTAGATGGAGAAGTGCCCGCCGCCCGCGAGGAAGTGGGGCACGGCGCGCGGAATCCGCGTGGCCAGGTAGCGCCCCATCTGCGGCGGGACGATGCTGTCCCCCTCCCAGTACCAGAGGTCCACCTCGCAGCGAATCTCCTCCAGCGGCACGTTCCACGGTGCCGCCAGGATGTGCGCCTCGCGCCGCATGCCCGCGACTCCGTTGCGCGTGGCCTCGCGGCGCCAGCCCTGCACCTGCGCGGAGATGAGCGGGTCCGCCAGCACGGCGCGGTCATCCGGCGACGCATGCGCCATGACGCCCGCGAGCGCCTTCGCCGGATTCGCACGCACCTGCCGGTCATGCATGGCCATCAGCGGGTGCAGCAGCCACTCCGGCCACGCCGCCATCGAGTACGCGTTGCGGTAGTCCCGGTTCACCCCGTCCATGGCCCCGCGTCGCTTCAGCGGCGACGCCCCGGAGACGATGGCCGCGCGGGTGAGCCGCGCCCCCAGCTTCCACGCGCAGGCGGCGACATACGGCCCGCCCGCGGACACGCCGAAGAGGGCGAAGCGGCCCACCTTCAGCGTGTTGGCGAGCTGCTCCAGGTCGTCCGCGAAGTCCAGCAGCGTGCGCCCGGGCTGGTAGTCCGACAGCCCGTAGCCCGGCCGGTCCGGGGTGATGAGGCGCACCCCCAGCCCGTGCGTGAGCCGGTCATCCGGGTGCCGCATGTAGCGCGAGCCCGGGTTGCCGTGGATGAAGAACACCGGCAGGCCGTCCAAATCACCGGACTCGACATACGCGAGCCGCCGCCCGTCCCGCAGGCGGATGGCGCCCTCGCGCACGTGCACTCCCGCTCCCGCTGACTCTGTCCCGGTGGAAATCATGGCTCCATCGTCTTCGAGCGCTCGCCAATCCAGGCGGCGATGGAGGGCCACACCACGGTGGCGCCCTTGCTGGATGCGGACAGGCCGATGTGGCCCACCGGGTAGCGCCGCGTCTCGACGTCTTTCGAGGACACCAGCTTTGGAAGTGGCTCGCTCATCGCGGGCAGGGCGATGGTGTCCTGCTCGGCGATGACATTGAGCACCGAGCACTGGATGCGACCCAGGTCGATGTGCTCCTCGCCCACCTTCATCTGCCCTTTGGGGAAGAGGTTCTGCTGGTAGCAGTCCTTGATGTACTGGCGGTAGACCTCACCGGGGAAGGGCACGGGGTCGGCGCCCCAGCGCTCCATGGCGAGGAAGGTGGTGACGAAGTCCGGGTCGTCGATGCGGCGGCACACCTCCAGCCAGCGCGTGAGGCGCTGCACCGGCGCGGCCATCATGAAGCCGCTCTCCAACACCTTGGTGGGCACGTTGCCGTACGCGTCCACCAGCGAGTCCACGTCGAAGTTCTCCGCCGACGTCCACAGCGTGTAGACGCCGCCCTTGCTGAAGTCCACGGGCGTGGCCTGGGCCACCAGGTTGCGCACGCCCTCGGGGTAGAGGGACGTGTACGCCAGCGCCATGGTGCCGCCCATGCAGTAGCCGTAGAGCGTCAGCTCGCGGCTCTTGCTCACGCGCAGCGTCCACTGCACCGCCGTCTGGATGAGGCCGCCCAGCAGCTCTTGCCAGTCGATGTGCTCCTCGGTCTTCCCGGGCACGCCCCAGTCGAGGGCGTAGACGTCGTAGCCCGCGTGCGTGAGGTGCTCGATGAGGCTGCGGCCGGGGAGGAAGTCGAGGATGTACCAGCGATTGATGAGCGAATAGACGAAGAGGATGGGCGTGCGGTAGCGGCGCCGGGGCGCGGCGTAGCGCAACAGGCGCATGCTGCCGCGCGTGTACACCACCGTGTGGGGCGTGGCGCTGATGGGCGGCTCGCGGACGCCGGACGCCTTCTCGATGATGGGCTTGAGGTACGGGTAGGGATTGAGTGGCCGCGCCTTGAGGATGCTGGCCACGGCGCGCGGGAGGTCGAGCTTGCCCGCGACGAACGAGCGGAGACGCTGGGTGGTGGACGCGGTCATGTCAGGCGCGGCGCGTGGACGAGGCGCGCCCCTTCGGATGGGGCGCGCGGGTTTCGGAGGCGTCGGCCTCGGAGGTCTCGGGGGTGTGGACGAGGTCCACCATCGTCTCGAGCTGGGTGCCGAGCGCTTCCACCTGGTCATTCACGCGGCGGAGCTGGTCCCTGAGGTCTTCCACCTCGGAGGGCGTGGGAAGGTGCAGGGTGTGCAGCGTGCGCTCCACGAGTCCCCGGCGGCGGATGCGGGCATTGAAGCCCTGGCGCATGAGGCCGCCGCTGACCCGCAGGTACGTGGGGCTCTCCGCGAGGCGCGCGAGCACCTGGGTGAGGCCCTGCTCGGCGCGGGTGAAGACCTTGCCGGTGCGCGTCTGTGGGTGGGTGAGCTGCCCCAGCAGCTTCAGGCCGCGGGCGAGGAGCCCCTTGTTGGGAGCCGTAGGGTCCGACTGACTCATGGACGGGACTTTAGCCCAAGGAGGGGCGGGACGCGCCGGGGCCCATGCGAAAACATGAACCGCGATTCACATTTTCAGCGCTTCCAGAGAAACGCCAGGTTCAACGGAAGCGCCTCGAACGGCTCGGCACGGACCACGGCGTTGCCCGTGTACACGCCGAGCTGCTTCCACCCCTTGCCCTCCAGCCGGAAGACCTCCAGCGACTGGCTGCGAGGGTCCACGAACCACAGGTGCCCCACGTCCTCACGGGCGTACACCGCCATCTTCCGGCCCCGGTCCAGCGCCTCGGTGGAGGGAGAGAGGACCTCGCAGACCCAGTCCGGCGGGAGCTTCACTCCAACGATGTCTGGCATCTCGGGCATCCGCTCGCGCCGCCAGCCCGCGATGTCGGGCACCAGCACATCCCGCTTCAAATGAAGCTCGGGCTCGATGAGGTGCAACCAGCCGCCAGGGCCTTCTTCCTTCCCGAACGGTGCGAGCTCCCTGAAGAGCTCCCCCGCGGCCCGGTTGTGGACCGTGCGTGGCTGGGGACTGACGTACAGCTCGCCATCGACAATCTGGCTGATGACGCCCTCGGGGAGGCGCTCCCGTGCCTCGTACACGCTCTCCGTCCGCGGCTTGTCGCCCATGTCCCCAGGATGCGGCCCCGCCCCGTTCGTCGCAACCCGCACCCCGTCCTGCACCTGGAGGTCTTCGCTCATGTGTCCAGCATGCACCAGACCTCTGACATCCTGCACGCTGGGGACAATCCTCCAGGTAACTCGCGAAAATGCCGGGCCCGTCCTCACTCCGCCGAGGCGTAGCGCTCGAACGTGCGCGGAATCCCCCTGTCCTCGTCGACATCTCGGAAGGTGACGGGGATGCTGT contains these protein-coding regions:
- a CDS encoding alpha/beta fold hydrolase, with product MTASTTQRLRSFVAGKLDLPRAVASILKARPLNPYPYLKPIIEKASGVREPPISATPHTVVYTRGSMRLLRYAAPRRRYRTPILFVYSLINRWYILDFLPGRSLIEHLTHAGYDVYALDWGVPGKTEEHIDWQELLGGLIQTAVQWTLRVSKSRELTLYGYCMGGTMALAYTSLYPEGVRNLVAQATPVDFSKGGVYTLWTSAENFDVDSLVDAYGNVPTKVLESGFMMAAPVQRLTRWLEVCRRIDDPDFVTTFLAMERWGADPVPFPGEVYRQYIKDCYQQNLFPKGQMKVGEEHIDLGRIQCSVLNVIAEQDTIALPAMSEPLPKLVSSKDVETRRYPVGHIGLSASSKGATVVWPSIAAWIGERSKTMEP
- a CDS encoding Uma2 family endonuclease; the protein is MSEDLQVQDGVRVATNGAGPHPGDMGDKPRTESVYEARERLPEGVISQIVDGELYVSPQPRTVHNRAAGELFRELAPFGKEEGPGGWLHLIEPELHLKRDVLVPDIAGWRRERMPEMPDIVGVKLPPDWVCEVLSPSTEALDRGRKMAVYAREDVGHLWFVDPRSQSLEVFRLEGKGWKQLGVYTGNAVVRAEPFEALPLNLAFLWKR
- a CDS encoding ATP-grasp domain-containing protein, whose protein sequence is MLQRAFIQEEGQGRMEPEMRELRDALAARGVPTELFTVKRLERRQLPLARETLVAGHVPTVLGALKQLGIEPPPTNDYPKCLAPFLHRRLWTGTVRQLVDSLYDVSAPPVFAKPVGRRKRFTGHVFHTSDDVLFLERASASTPLVLSEVVRWLSEYRVFVVRGAIVGIHHYAGDTSVSVDEGTVREAVRLLESSGEATAGYGVDFGVLSTGETALVEWNDGFSLGSYGLGRDAYLELTVARWCELTGVSGSTPGGPPAS
- a CDS encoding alpha/beta fold hydrolase; amino-acid sequence: MISTGTESAGAGVHVREGAIRLRDGRRLAYVESGDLDGLPVFFIHGNPGSRYMRHPDDRLTHGLGVRLITPDRPGYGLSDYQPGRTLLDFADDLEQLANTLKVGRFALFGVSAGGPYVAACAWKLGARLTRAAIVSGASPLKRRGAMDGVNRDYRNAYSMAAWPEWLLHPLMAMHDRQVRANPAKALAGVMAHASPDDRAVLADPLISAQVQGWRREATRNGVAGMRREAHILAAPWNVPLEEIRCEVDLWYWEGDSIVPPQMGRYLATRIPRAVPHFLAGGGHFSIYSHWRDILAPLVHEGV